Part of the Rothia mucilaginosa genome, ATCTTCATCATCATGTTTGCCCTGTCGATCTATTCGGTGGAGTCCTCCGAGCCGGGCGCGATGATTCGTGACCTGCCCACCGCCTACTGGTGGATGTTCACGACCCTCGCCACGGTCGGCTACGGAGACGTTTACCCGGTCACCGGTATCGGCAGGGTCATCGCCGTGATCGTCATGCTGTACGGCGGGGGCTTGGTCGCGGTTGCTACCGGTGCGCTCGCGAGCTGGATTATCGAAAAGTTTGGTGGCAGGGAGGAGCAGGAGTACCCCGCAACCAAGGCTGACGTGGACGATCTTCGCCAGGAGATTTCTGAGCTGCGCGCCCTGCTAGCTCGTGAGTATGCGCGCCGTGAAGCCCACGACTGCAGGCTGCGTGAGGTCGTAGATGAGGAGGGCGTGCACCCCGTTCCTTCGGAGGCGGAGGCGGCACGCCGCGCCGGTTTCAGCGCCGCCGCGGGCTTTACTGCCCCTGGTACTCCTGGCGCTCCGGGTGCTGCTGCGGCAGCTTCTGCGGAGGCTACCCCCGAACACCGCGCCCGGCGCCGCGCGGGCTGGTGAACCTGCCGACTCCTCGGCATCTCATGAGGTTGCGGTGCGCGAGCAGGAGCCGGTCGCCCTGCTGGAGGAGACCCGCCAGACGTTCACGATTATTCGTGAGAAGTTCTCGCTACGTTCCCGCAAGCAGTAGTCCGCTCGCAAATACCCTGCGGACAGTAACCGGGCTGTAGCGGCTCGGTTGCGGTAGCGCAGATAGCAGCGCAGATATAACAGTTCAGTTGAGGCTTGGCGCTCAAACCCACACCGCATACTTATTGAAGCGGTGGGTTTGGGTGCCGAGCCCACGCGAAGGCAAGACGAAGGCAAGAAAATTGCCGCCCACGCCACCGTGCGGGATATTTCGCCTTGTCGAGGCAAAATTAGCCCGTGGAGAGTGCAAATTGGGGCTCGTGTGCGCGAAAAACCCCTCAACTTAAGATCTAATGTGACCAAACTATCTTTTAAAAATGGCCGCCACTGGTGAAACTCCTAGCCAGAGCCTATAAACTATCTACCGTGCCGGTTATCGAACGCCCTGTAGCCTCAATGCGCTACGGGGTGTCGTCGTATCCCCACCTCACTCACGGGGAGGCACCACTCAACTCACAAACTCACTCAAACACATAACTCTGTTAGGACACGTTCGTGGTACCTAAGTCCACTCTGGGCGCGCTCGCTCTACTCGGCGCGCTCTCTCTCACCGCGTGTGCACCCGCACCGAATAACGCCTCCGCAAGTGCGGTTGTTGACCCCGCAGCTTTTGAAACCGTCGAGCCTAGTGCCGTTTCCGCCCCCGGCGATGACAGCACCGGAATTAAGGCGGCGGTTAATGCCTCGCATGACCCGTCGATTCACCCGGCTGCGACCCAGCCTACTGAGACCCCCGCGCCGGACAACACGAGCAACCAGGAGCCTGCCGCATACACCGCGGCGCCCATGCCTTCCTCGGCAGCCGTTGCGCGCTCGCAGAAAATCATGGACGGCACCTGGGTTCAGCAGGACTCTACCAACCTTGAGAACTACATGGACGCAGTCATTCACGACGGCATTATCGAGGTCACCTACCACCTGAACCACGAAGAGCTGGCAACCCCCTTCTGGGCTGGCACTTTCGAGGCGAAGACCGGCAACTTCAGCTACATTTCGCACGTGGACCACGCGAAGCTGAGCCACGCACCGTACGCCTCCGATAAGGAAACCAAGGAATTCGTCATGGAGGACGGCGTGCTGAGCTTCCCCATGACCTTTGAGGGTGCCACCCGCATCATTCACCTGGAAAAGCAGCACAGCTAAGCGCGCTGCCGGGGGAGTTATCTCATATCTGGCACGCATGACGGACGGGGCGTTCCCGTTGCCGCGTGCGGGCTATAGAATGGGACTATGAGCGAGAACACGACCCCCGAGCATGGCACCGCAGCCTCGGTGCAGGATTCCTTCGAGCTACCCAGCGCACCGGACCAGTTCCAGCGCCTGTGGACCCCTCACCGCACCGCCTACGTGAGCGGTGGCCAGAAGGACTACACCGAGAAGACCTGCCCCTTCTGCACCGCGCCCAGCCGCAGTGACGAAGAGTCGCTGATTGTGCACCGCGGCGAGCATGCCTTCGTGATTCTCAACCTCTACCCGTATAACCCCGGTCACCTGCTGGTCTGCCCGTACCGCCACATCCCGTTCTATGACGATGCGACCGAGGCAGAAACCATGGAGATTGCGCAGCTGACGCAGCTTGCCATGAAGGTTCTGCGCGAGGTGTCGCATAATGACGGCTTCAACATTGGCATAAATCAGGGCAAGGTTGGCGGCGCGGGCATTGCTGATCACCTGCATCAGCACATTCTGCCGCGCTGGAGTGGAGACACGAATTTCCTGCCGATTATCGCTCACACCAAGACTATGTCCCGCACGCTGGACGATATGCGTGTGGCCATTGCGGAGGGGTTTGCCCGCCTCAGCTAGATGGCCCGGTGCGCCGGTTGAGAGGCTTGGTGAGTTTGCGAATCTGCACCCATTGCTTCAATTTGCAAACCAGTGCAGAAAAAATTTGCTTCATAAATGCGTAGATTAGGTGTTTAACGCTCATTTGAATGATGTTACGTCTGCTATGTATGGCAAAGTTTTAAATGCAGCGACGCTGCGGGGAAGCTTCCGGCTTCCATGAACACCGCATAGCTCACCGAAAAATAGCGGTCACCGATCGCTTTCGGGCTTGGCAGGGTAAGCGCCCTGCCTCAACCACAGAGGTCAGCGCCTCAGCTGAGAACCCACCCCGCCGTGCGTGAACGCACGGCAACACTGCGGGGGTGCGGATCAGCGTGAAGGACGCTGGCCTCTTTTTCCTTCCGAGGATATGCGCCTGTACTGAACGCATGAGGATGCGCCACCGAAGGTGCGATACCGGATGCACCGCCCCCCCACCCCGTGAGAGAACTAGCCAGACCCGCTAGAGTGGAATGCTATGGACTACCCCAACCTGCTTGAGAACGCTTTCGACGAGTTTAGCGCTGTGCCCGCCGCCGGTAATTCTGCAGGCACGCCGCAACTACTCATCTGGAGGCAGATCCGCTGGTCCAACCGCCGCCCGCTCATTGAGGTGGAACCGGTCGTGCCCGGAGGGGTCGCTGAAGGAGCTCATAACCGGGCATGTCAAGCGGCCGGGGAGAGCGCCCCCACCCAGGAAAGCAGTCCCGCGCAGCGTGGCGTTCCGAACGGGGTTCGCATCCAGATTCCATTGACCCCCGGCGCCTACCTGGGGTTGCGCATTCCGCGCGATAGCGAGGGGGAACTCTACCGCTACTGCGCCGGATACACCACCGGCACGAGCAATGACGCCGCCCCCGAATCCGCGGGAATCCGCCGCGTACCCTGCCCCGAGGGCACCCGCATCCAGCGTGGCCAGCAGTGCCCGCGCTGCACCGCCCGCGACGAATTTACCGCCCTGCACAGCGCGCACCTGTACCCCGGAACGCTCACTGAATCCATGCGCGCCTACGCCATGCTGGAGCATCGCCTCTACATCGCGACCTTCCCCGACGGCACGCACAAGGTCGGCACGAGCTCCCTGCATTCGACCCCGCGCCGCCTGGACGAGCAGGCGGTCGCCACCGCCACCTACATTGCGCTCGCACCCGACGGGCTTGCCATTCGCCGCGCCGAGGACGCCGTGACCGCCCTCGCGAAGATTCCGCAGGTCAAGCAGGTGGCGAGTAAGTACCGCGCCTGGACGAATCCGCTGCCCGGGGCGCAGCTTCGCACTGCCCACCAGGAGGCGGTCGCCCGCGCCCGCGAAGCGCTCGCCGAACTGGCGCACACCGCCCCGGAGGTGCCGCTCACCGTCCTGGATGAGCCGTGGATTCCGTCGCTTGCCATGAACCGCCCGTATGCGGCTCTGCGGGCGCAATCGCCCGAACCGCTGGCACCCTGTGATTCTGGTTTGGGTGATCCTGGTCTGGAGAGCGGGGCGGCTGGTTTCTTCTGTACGGGTGCGGCGGGTCAGTTTTTGAGCGCCCACACCGGCGATGCTGACGCGGCGTTCCTGGTGAATACTGCGGCGTGGCGGAATGTGCTGGTGGAGCCGGCGCAGGAGTTCACGCGGGTGAGGGTGCAGGGTTCTCTGTTCTAAACGGGCTCGCTGTTCTAACACCCCCGGCGCTCCGCCCTAGCCGGAGCCCCGCACCAACTACCCGTACCAAAACCCCGCACCAAAACCTCAGTAACCCCGCCCCGTCCGGCTGTAGCGAACGATACCGCTACCCACATTCAGCCGCTGGCGTGCGTGTACTAAAATGGTAAGCATGTCCAAACCCCTCATTCGTCTTCTCGGCCAGGGCGTACGCGCCGCGACTAAGCTTCGCGGCGGCGGCTCCGCCTTCCCCGGCCTTGTCATGGAAAAATTGCACCCCGACTTCGTCGCTGAAGAGCTCGCGAAGCTGCCCTACGGCGTGGTTGTTGTCTCCGGCACGAACGGTAAGACCACCACCACGAAGATGGCTGTGCAGCTGCTTGAAGCTCAGGGTCTGAAGGTTTTCACTAACCGCACCGGTTCGAACTTTGTGCGTGGTGTCGCTGCGGCACTGCTGGGCGAGATGACCCTCGGCGGCAAGCTTGACGCTGATATTGCTGTGCTTGAGCTGGATGAGGCGCACGCCGTGCACTTCGTGAAGGCCGTCAAGCCCGACTACGCCCTGCTGCTGAACGTTCTGCGTGACCAGCTGGACCGCTTCGGTGAGATTGACACGACCCGCCGCATGTTGGCGACCGTCGCCTCCGCAACGACCGGTACCGTGGTGCTCAACCGTGAGGACCCGCGCATCCGCTCCCTCGCTGAGAACGTGCAGCCGGGCGTGACCGTCAAGTATTACGGTCTGGATGAGTCCCTGCGCTCGTACTTCCCCTCGGATGATGAGATGCGCGGCGGCACCGTCGCGAAGGCAGCCCTGCCCGACGCTGACGTCACCCTGACCGCGTTCTCCGGCACCTCCGCAACCTTCGATCTGGCGGGCGTGGAGCGAGTCGGTGAAATCAACCTCTACGGCATTTACAACATCTTCAACGCCGCTGGCGCTATGGCACTGACCCGCGCCGTCATGGGCGAGAAGCTCAACGAAGATAAGCTCATCGCGGAGCTGGCGAAGATTACCCCCGCCTTCGGCCGCGGTGAGACCCTGAACGTGAACGGCCGCCCGCTGCAGCTGCTGCTCGTGAAGAACCCGAGCGGTTTCCGCCTGTCCCTGGCGAGCGCGAACGCTGACGACTACGCCACCATGATCACGATTAACGACCAGTACGCTGACGGTCGTGACGTGTCCTGGCTGTGGGATGTTGACTTCGACAGCTTGAAGAAGACCGGAGTGCAGATGGTTTCGGGTGTGCGTGCCTGGGATATGGCGCTGCGCCTGGAGCATGACGGCGTGAAGGTTGACGAGGTCAACGAGAACCTCGCCGATGCGCTCAAGGGCTTCATCGCTTCCAGCGGTAACGCGCCCATGCGTATTTTCTGCACCTACACCGCAATGCTGGCTCTGCGTGAAGAGCTAGCAAAGATTACTGACGTTGAGAGGGTCTCCTAATGACGGCAACTCACACTTTTGAGGGCACCCCCGCGGCAGGCCCGAATAACGGTAAGACTCTGCGTATTCTGCAGCTGTACCCGCTCGACATGAACATTTACGGCGACTGGGGCAACACCCTGGCGTTGGCTCGTCGCGCGCAGGCACACGGCTTTGACGTGCAGATTCTGGACCACAACCCCGGCCAGCCTTTCCCGGAGGATGTTGACATTATTCTGGGTGGCGGCGGTCAGGATTCCGGTCAGTCCGTGATTCAGGACGACCTGCACGCGAACGGTGACACGCTGCGCTCGCTGGCTGAGGCTGGCGTGCCGATGCTCGTCATTTGTGGCCTGTACCAGCTGTTCGGCAAGGAATTCCGCACCCGTGAGGGTGAGGTGCTGAAGGGCATCGGAATTTTTGATGCGCACACGGTCGGCGGCGATGACCGCCTGATTGGCAACATTGTTGAGGAGTCTGAGGAGTTCGGCACCGTGATTGGTTTTGAGAACCACTCGGGTCTGACTTACCTGGGCGCCGGATGCACCCCGCTGGCTACCGTCACCAAGGGCGAGGGCAACAACGTGACTGACTCGCATGAGGGTGCGCGCGTGCACAACGTGATTGGCACCTACCTGCACGGTTCGCTGCTGCCGAAGAACCCGAAGATTTCGGACTACCTGATTGAGCAGGCGGCTAAGCGTAAGTTTGGTGAGTTCACGCCGAACACGATTGACGACTCGCTGGTGGAGAAGGCACGCGCTTCGGCTGCGTCTCGCCCCCGCTAGCATCCTTCCGGGTGGTGGCGTGCACTTTCTGAGGTGGTGTGCGCCTCCGCTACGGTATAGTTATGTGAGTACAGTACGGTGCGTGGGACGTTTCGCCGTGTCCGCACAGAGGTTTTGACTAAGGGAGATACGAATGTCCGGTCACTCTAAATGGGCGACTACTAAGCACAAGAAGGCTGCTATCGACGCTAAGCGCGCGAAGGCTTTCGCGAAGTTCATTAAGGCAATTGAAGTTGCAGCACGTATGGGCGGCGCTGATATTGCTGGTAACCCCGCTCTTGACCTGGCTGTGTCGAAGGCGAAGAAGAACTCCGTTCCTAACGACAACATTGACCGAGCAATCAAGCGTGGCGCTGGCCTGACCGGTGAGACCATTGACTACACCGAAATCATGTATGAAGCACGCGGCCCGCAGGGTACCGCTCTGTACATTGAGTGTCTGACCGATAACCGTAACCGTGCGGCGTCTGAGGTTCGCCTGGCTGTGACCCGTAACGGCGGCACCATGGCTGACCAGGGTTCGGTTGCGTTCCTGTTCGAGCGTAAGGGCGTTGCTGAGGTCACCAAGACTGACGGTCTGACCGAGGACGACGTTCTGATGGCTGTCCTGGATGCAGGCGCCGAAGAGGTTCTGGACGAGGGCGACGTGTTCACCGTTGTTTCCGCAGCGACCGACCTGCCCGAGATTCGTAAGGCACTGGACGAGGCTGGCCTGGAGTACAACAACGACGACCCGGTCTTCCGCCCGACCATGCAGGTTGACCTGGACGCCGAGGGTGCTAAGAAGTTCATGAAGCTGGCAGACGCTATTGAAGAGCTCGACGACGTTCAGAACGTCTACTCGAACGCTAACGTTTCTGCTGAGGTTATGGCAGAGCTGGAAGCTGAGTAATCGCTCGGATTCTGATATCTGATGCTTGAAGAAGCCGCTCCTTTAACCGAGCCGCCGCAGGGTGGCTGGTTGGGGGAGTGGCTTCTTAGCGTCTGGGGCTATTTGGGGGATGCGCTGGGTACTTTTCGCGGGACGCGCGTGACTGTATCCGCGGTGACCATTCCCATGGCGTGCCCCGGTGCCGGGTGCTAGGATTCTGGAGGACTAGATTCTGGAGGACTGGAATCTAGAGATTCTCTAGGGAGTTTGTCGAAAGGGGAGATGATGGCTGCCGCTCAACCTGCCGCACGCGATAGCATGCGTGAGAACCGTACCGCCGCCGCCGTGGAGCGTGTGCCGGGTGCAACCCGCATCATGGGTGTTGACCCGGGTCTGACCCGCTGCGGCTTCTCCATGCTCGATATGACCGCCGACCGTAAGGCGCACTTCGTGAACGTGGGTGTTGCCGGCACGATCCCGGCGGAGTCCCTGGACCAGCGTATTCTCTGGATTTTCAACGCCGCCTCCCACTGGCTGGACACCTATAAGCCGGATGCCCTGGCGATTGAGCGTATCTTCGCGCAGGAGCAGGTGAACACGGTGATTGGTACGGCGCACGCTTCGGGCGCGGTGATTTCTGCGGCGGCAATGCGCGGCGTGCCGGTGTTCTTCCATACCCCTTCGGAGGTGAAGGCGGCGGTGACCGGTAGTGGCCGCGCGGATAAGGCGTCGGTGGGCCGCATGGTGACCCGCATTCTGGGGCTGGATTCCATGCCGAAGCCCGCCGATGCTGCCGATGCCCTGGCGATTGCGATCTGTCACGGTTGGCGTGGCGGCGGCATCGGTTCGGGTATTAACATGTCCGCTCAGACGCAGACTCACCAGGGTTCACGCCCGGCACAGGCTCGCCGCGGTGGGTCGTTGACTCCGGCGCAGCGTGCCTGGATGGAGGCGGAGGCGCGCGCTCGCCGCTAGAGGTGCCTGTGTGGGCCTTCGTGGGCCTTTGCGCCCCTCCTGCTGGTTCACGTATATTCGCTAAGAAGTTCGAATATATGCTTGATTTCAGAAGAAATATTCTAATATACTTGTAGTGTCTCCCCGTCGAACTGGGGGAGTGCGTTCTGCGGGTGCCGGAGTTCCCGGTGCCCTCACACTGCCGCGAGCCCCAATCCGGGGGCGCGGTGTTGAAAGGTGGAGAGAAATGATTGCATCCCTGACCGGTCGTGTGGCTCAGGTGGGCCTTGATCATGCGGTGATTAACGTGAACGGTTTCGGCATGCTCGTGTACGCGACTGCGCGTACTCTCTCCAAGCTGCGCACAGGTGAGGAAGCTACCGTGCTGACCACCATGATTGTGCGTGAAGAGTCGATGACTCTCTACGGTTTTTCGGAGCCTGCCGAGCGTGAAGTGTTCGATATGATGCTTTCGGTTTCCGGTATTGGTCCGCGCATTGCGCTGGCGGTGTTGAGTGTTCACACTGCCGCTGAGGTGGAGCGCGCTGTGGCGACCGGTGACGATAAGGCGTTCACGAAGGTTCCCGGTATTGGTCCGAAGGGTGCCCGCCGTATTGTGCTGGAGCTTGCCGGCAAGCTGATTCTCAGCGATGGCCAGACCGATGAGTTGCCGCTGAGCCAGGGCATTGTCTGGAAGCCGCAGGTGCTTGACGCTCTCACCTCTCTGGGCTGGAGCGAGAAGGACGCTTCCGCCGCTATTGACGCTTACGTGCAGCACAACCCTGCCGCAGAGACTGAGCCGGTGGGTGTGGCTCTGCGTGGTGTGCTCGCCTCC contains:
- a CDS encoding YebC/PmpR family DNA-binding transcriptional regulator codes for the protein MSGHSKWATTKHKKAAIDAKRAKAFAKFIKAIEVAARMGGADIAGNPALDLAVSKAKKNSVPNDNIDRAIKRGAGLTGETIDYTEIMYEARGPQGTALYIECLTDNRNRAASEVRLAVTRNGGTMADQGSVAFLFERKGVAEVTKTDGLTEDDVLMAVLDAGAEEVLDEGDVFTVVSAATDLPEIRKALDEAGLEYNNDDPVFRPTMQVDLDAEGAKKFMKLADAIEELDDVQNVYSNANVSAEVMAELEAE
- a CDS encoding HIT family protein, with product MSENTTPEHGTAASVQDSFELPSAPDQFQRLWTPHRTAYVSGGQKDYTEKTCPFCTAPSRSDEESLIVHRGEHAFVILNLYPYNPGHLLVCPYRHIPFYDDATEAETMEIAQLTQLAMKVLREVSHNDGFNIGINQGKVGGAGIADHLHQHILPRWSGDTNFLPIIAHTKTMSRTLDDMRVAIAEGFARLS
- a CDS encoding type 1 glutamine amidotransferase produces the protein MTATHTFEGTPAAGPNNGKTLRILQLYPLDMNIYGDWGNTLALARRAQAHGFDVQILDHNPGQPFPEDVDIILGGGGQDSGQSVIQDDLHANGDTLRSLAEAGVPMLVICGLYQLFGKEFRTREGEVLKGIGIFDAHTVGGDDRLIGNIVEESEEFGTVIGFENHSGLTYLGAGCTPLATVTKGEGNNVTDSHEGARVHNVIGTYLHGSLLPKNPKISDYLIEQAAKRKFGEFTPNTIDDSLVEKARASAASRPR
- the ruvA gene encoding Holliday junction branch migration protein RuvA; the encoded protein is MIASLTGRVAQVGLDHAVINVNGFGMLVYATARTLSKLRTGEEATVLTTMIVREESMTLYGFSEPAEREVFDMMLSVSGIGPRIALAVLSVHTAAEVERAVATGDDKAFTKVPGIGPKGARRIVLELAGKLILSDGQTDELPLSQGIVWKPQVLDALTSLGWSEKDASAAIDAYVQHNPAAETEPVGVALRGVLASLGTQNTVGRH
- a CDS encoding Mur ligase family protein, with translation MVSMSKPLIRLLGQGVRAATKLRGGGSAFPGLVMEKLHPDFVAEELAKLPYGVVVVSGTNGKTTTTKMAVQLLEAQGLKVFTNRTGSNFVRGVAAALLGEMTLGGKLDADIAVLELDEAHAVHFVKAVKPDYALLLNVLRDQLDRFGEIDTTRRMLATVASATTGTVVLNREDPRIRSLAENVQPGVTVKYYGLDESLRSYFPSDDEMRGGTVAKAALPDADVTLTAFSGTSATFDLAGVERVGEINLYGIYNIFNAAGAMALTRAVMGEKLNEDKLIAELAKITPAFGRGETLNVNGRPLQLLLVKNPSGFRLSLASANADDYATMITINDQYADGRDVSWLWDVDFDSLKKTGVQMVSGVRAWDMALRLEHDGVKVDEVNENLADALKGFIASSGNAPMRIFCTYTAMLALREELAKITDVERVS
- the ruvC gene encoding crossover junction endodeoxyribonuclease RuvC; translation: MAAAQPAARDSMRENRTAAAVERVPGATRIMGVDPGLTRCGFSMLDMTADRKAHFVNVGVAGTIPAESLDQRILWIFNAASHWLDTYKPDALAIERIFAQEQVNTVIGTAHASGAVISAAAMRGVPVFFHTPSEVKAAVTGSGRADKASVGRMVTRILGLDSMPKPADAADALAIAICHGWRGGGIGSGINMSAQTQTHQGSRPAQARRGGSLTPAQRAWMEAEARARR